One segment of Stegostoma tigrinum isolate sSteTig4 chromosome 26, sSteTig4.hap1, whole genome shotgun sequence DNA contains the following:
- the klhl22 gene encoding kelch-like protein 22 isoform X1, with protein MTMAEEGEDKQKSQKKVSQIYQSSAHSQSLLDGLVALRNSASLFDVTLIVEGKSIEAHRILLAASCDYFRGMFAGGLREMQEKEIFLHDITYMAMCKILDFIYTSEMELNLNNVQDVLVAACQLQIPEVIDFCCDFLVSWIDDDNIIELYKLAEHYNLTQLSNKIDLYILQNFLTISKTATYRRLPLAKVQSLLSSDKLHASSENEVYEAALLYHYSQEEIDKDQVSLHDPPKLLEMVRFALIEQHTFQKLYNRLSPCPLKEVLADALAYHQNEILQPALQTPQTQLRSEFRCVVGFGGMYSSQDEDLSDEVKFLNPLTQEWRTLTQAQMPKMSNQGIAVLNNFAYLVGGDNNTSGYRAEVSCWRYDPRHNRWTRIQSLQQPHADHCVCVVGEYLYAVGGRDYQHELNVVERYDPRLNTWEYVAPLDKEVYAHAGAVHAGKIYIACGRSGRSYLKELHCYDPEANQWEMKARAPVERAWHGMAAVQGQLYLLGGSNNANGYRQDVVQVSCYSPERDQWSTVSEMPFGHGEPGIAVLDDRIYILGGRSHDRYTRTDYVHIYNVVEHCWEQAPDIECANSGMSCCVLTLPRQLVEDWGSPTPRKHSERACRRAYVLPEMVGLSDFEEFSSSED; from the exons ATGACCATGGCAGAAGAGGGCGAGGACAAACAAAAAAGTCAGAAAAAAGTCAGCCAAATCTATCAGAGCTCAGCACATTCCCAGTCTCTGCTGGATGGACTAGTTGCACTTCGGAACAGCGCAAGCTTATTTGATGTCACCCTAATTGTAGAGGGGAAGTCGATTGAAGCTCACCGCATACTTCTGGCAGCATCATGTGACTATTTTAG GGGAATGTTTGCTGGTGGGCTACGGGAGATGCAGGAGAAGGAAATATTTTTACATGACATAACCTATATGGCTATGTGCAAAATCTTGGACTTCATCTACACTTCTGAGATGGAACTGAACCTGAATAATGTACAGGACGTGCTGGTGGCTGCTTGTCAGCTGCAG attcctgAAGTAATCGATTTCTGCTGTGACTTCCTTGTGTCTTGGATTGACGATGATAACATTATTGAGCTGTACAAGCTGGCTGAGCATTATAATTTGACCCAACTGAGCAACAAGATTGACTTATACATCCTCCAAAACTTTCTGACCATCAGCAAGACTGCGACCTATCGCCGGCTGCCCCTAGCCAAGGTGCAGAGCCTGCTGAGCAGTGATAAGTTGCATGCCAGCTCTGAGAATGAGGTCTATGAGGCTGCTTTACTTTACCACTATAGCCAGGAGGAGATTGACAAGGACCAGGTCTCTTTGCATGACCCACCAAAGCTCCTGGAGATGGTCCGCTTTGCACTGATTGAACAGCACACCTTCCAGAAACTATACAATCGGCTGAGTCCCTGTCCTCTCAAGGAGGTCTTGGCAGATGCCCTGGCCTACCACCAGAATGAAATCCTGCAGCCTGCACTGCAGACCCCTCAGACACAACTGAGGTCAGAGTTCCGTTGTGTGGTAGGATTTGGAGGAATGTACTCTTCCCAGGACGAAGACTTGAGTGACGAGGTCAAGTTTCTGAACCCGTTGACCCAGGAATGGCGAACCCTGACTCAGGCACAAATGCCAAAGATGTCAAACCAGGGAATTGCTGTTTTAAATAACTTTGCTTACCTGGTGGGTGGAGACAACAATACTTCCGGGTACAGAGCAGAGGTGAGCTGCTGGAG GTACGACCCACGCCATAACAGGTGGACTCGAATCCAGTCGCTGCAGCAGCCGCATGCtgaccactgtgtgtgtgtggtgggcgaGTATCTGTACGCTGTAGGTGGCCGAGACTATCAACATGAGTTAAACGTGGTGGAACGTTATGACCCCCGGTTAAATACTTGGGAATATGTGGCACCGCTGGACAAAGAG GTTTATGCTCATGCAGGAGCAGTGCATGCCGGGAAGATATACATAGCCTGTGGAAGAAGTGGCAGAAGCTACTTGAAGGAGCTGCACTGCTACGATCCAGAGGCAAACCAGTGGGAAATGAAGGCCCGTGCCCCTGTGGAACGGGCTTGGCACGGAATGGCTGCAGTCCAAGGCCAGCTTTACCTACTCGGTGGCAGCAACAATGCCAATGGGTATAGGCAGGATGTCGTGCAG GTTTCCTGTTACAGCCCTGAGCGAGACCAGTGGTCAACGGTTTCCGAAATGCCCTTTGGTCATGGAGAGCCAGGCATTGCTGTCTTGGATGACAGGATCTACATCCTGGGCGGGAGGTCACACGACCGTTACACACGCACTGACTACGTCCACATATATAACGTGGTGGAGCACTGCTGGGAGCAAGCTCCGGATATTGAGTGTGCCAATTCTGGCATGTCCTGCTGTGTCCTGACCCTCCCGAGACAACTGGTGGAGGACTGGGGGAGCCCGACTCCTCGGAAACATTCAGAGCGTGCCTGCCGCCGTGCCTACGTGCTTCCCGAAATGGTCGGCCTGTCTGACTTTGAGGAATTCAGTTCCAGTGAAGACTGA
- the klhl22 gene encoding kelch-like protein 22 isoform X2, whose amino-acid sequence MFAGGLREMQEKEIFLHDITYMAMCKILDFIYTSEMELNLNNVQDVLVAACQLQIPEVIDFCCDFLVSWIDDDNIIELYKLAEHYNLTQLSNKIDLYILQNFLTISKTATYRRLPLAKVQSLLSSDKLHASSENEVYEAALLYHYSQEEIDKDQVSLHDPPKLLEMVRFALIEQHTFQKLYNRLSPCPLKEVLADALAYHQNEILQPALQTPQTQLRSEFRCVVGFGGMYSSQDEDLSDEVKFLNPLTQEWRTLTQAQMPKMSNQGIAVLNNFAYLVGGDNNTSGYRAEVSCWRYDPRHNRWTRIQSLQQPHADHCVCVVGEYLYAVGGRDYQHELNVVERYDPRLNTWEYVAPLDKEVYAHAGAVHAGKIYIACGRSGRSYLKELHCYDPEANQWEMKARAPVERAWHGMAAVQGQLYLLGGSNNANGYRQDVVQVSCYSPERDQWSTVSEMPFGHGEPGIAVLDDRIYILGGRSHDRYTRTDYVHIYNVVEHCWEQAPDIECANSGMSCCVLTLPRQLVEDWGSPTPRKHSERACRRAYVLPEMVGLSDFEEFSSSED is encoded by the exons ATGTTTGCTGGTGGGCTACGGGAGATGCAGGAGAAGGAAATATTTTTACATGACATAACCTATATGGCTATGTGCAAAATCTTGGACTTCATCTACACTTCTGAGATGGAACTGAACCTGAATAATGTACAGGACGTGCTGGTGGCTGCTTGTCAGCTGCAG attcctgAAGTAATCGATTTCTGCTGTGACTTCCTTGTGTCTTGGATTGACGATGATAACATTATTGAGCTGTACAAGCTGGCTGAGCATTATAATTTGACCCAACTGAGCAACAAGATTGACTTATACATCCTCCAAAACTTTCTGACCATCAGCAAGACTGCGACCTATCGCCGGCTGCCCCTAGCCAAGGTGCAGAGCCTGCTGAGCAGTGATAAGTTGCATGCCAGCTCTGAGAATGAGGTCTATGAGGCTGCTTTACTTTACCACTATAGCCAGGAGGAGATTGACAAGGACCAGGTCTCTTTGCATGACCCACCAAAGCTCCTGGAGATGGTCCGCTTTGCACTGATTGAACAGCACACCTTCCAGAAACTATACAATCGGCTGAGTCCCTGTCCTCTCAAGGAGGTCTTGGCAGATGCCCTGGCCTACCACCAGAATGAAATCCTGCAGCCTGCACTGCAGACCCCTCAGACACAACTGAGGTCAGAGTTCCGTTGTGTGGTAGGATTTGGAGGAATGTACTCTTCCCAGGACGAAGACTTGAGTGACGAGGTCAAGTTTCTGAACCCGTTGACCCAGGAATGGCGAACCCTGACTCAGGCACAAATGCCAAAGATGTCAAACCAGGGAATTGCTGTTTTAAATAACTTTGCTTACCTGGTGGGTGGAGACAACAATACTTCCGGGTACAGAGCAGAGGTGAGCTGCTGGAG GTACGACCCACGCCATAACAGGTGGACTCGAATCCAGTCGCTGCAGCAGCCGCATGCtgaccactgtgtgtgtgtggtgggcgaGTATCTGTACGCTGTAGGTGGCCGAGACTATCAACATGAGTTAAACGTGGTGGAACGTTATGACCCCCGGTTAAATACTTGGGAATATGTGGCACCGCTGGACAAAGAG GTTTATGCTCATGCAGGAGCAGTGCATGCCGGGAAGATATACATAGCCTGTGGAAGAAGTGGCAGAAGCTACTTGAAGGAGCTGCACTGCTACGATCCAGAGGCAAACCAGTGGGAAATGAAGGCCCGTGCCCCTGTGGAACGGGCTTGGCACGGAATGGCTGCAGTCCAAGGCCAGCTTTACCTACTCGGTGGCAGCAACAATGCCAATGGGTATAGGCAGGATGTCGTGCAG GTTTCCTGTTACAGCCCTGAGCGAGACCAGTGGTCAACGGTTTCCGAAATGCCCTTTGGTCATGGAGAGCCAGGCATTGCTGTCTTGGATGACAGGATCTACATCCTGGGCGGGAGGTCACACGACCGTTACACACGCACTGACTACGTCCACATATATAACGTGGTGGAGCACTGCTGGGAGCAAGCTCCGGATATTGAGTGTGCCAATTCTGGCATGTCCTGCTGTGTCCTGACCCTCCCGAGACAACTGGTGGAGGACTGGGGGAGCCCGACTCCTCGGAAACATTCAGAGCGTGCCTGCCGCCGTGCCTACGTGCTTCCCGAAATGGTCGGCCTGTCTGACTTTGAGGAATTCAGTTCCAGTGAAGACTGA